CCCTTCGAGGACTGCCGTGCCGTGCGGTTACGGCGCGCTGCGCTGGCCCGGCAGCGTCGCCCGGCCGGACGTCAGCGCGTCCATGTGCGGCTTGCCCGGCTCACCGCCGCCCATCCCGGCCGCGGCGCCCGCCGTGGGGCGTCGCAGGCCGGGCCCGTGGCCACCGGGTCCACCGTGCGAGCCCTGCGGCGGTACGACCGCGTCGCTCATCGCCGACGCCCCCTCGCCCTGCGGGCGGCGCGCCCGGTACGCGGCCCGGTACGCGGCCGGGGACGAGCCCAGCTGCCGCCGGAAGTGGCCGCGCAGCGCCACCGGCGAACGGAAGCCGCAGCGTCCGGCGACCTCGTCCACCGAGTAGTCGGACGTCTCCAGCAGCCGCTGCGCCTGGAGCACCCGCTGGGTGATCAGCCACTGGAGCGGCGCGCTGCCGGTCAGCGAGCGGAACCTCCGGTCGAAGGTCCGCCGGCTCATGTACGCCCTGGCCGCCAGCGTCTCCACGTCGAACTGCTCGTGGAGGTGCTCCAGCGCCCACGCGACGACCTCGGCCAGCGGGTCGGCGCCGATCTCCTCCGGGAGGGACCGGTCGAGGTACCGCTCCTGGCCGCCGGTGCGGCGCGGTGGCACGACGAGCCGCCGGGCGAGCGCGCCGGCCGCCTCCGTGCCGTGATCGGTCCGCACGATGTGCAGACAGAGGTCGATTCCGGCCGCCGTGCCCGCGGACGTCAGTACGTCGCCGTCGTCCACGAACAGCTCCCGCGGGTCCACATGGACCGACGGGTAGCGCTTCGCGAGCGTCGGCGCGTACATCCAGTGGGTGGTGGCGGGCCGCCCGTCCAGTAATCCGGCGGCGGCCAGCACGAACGCACCCGTGCACAGGCCGACGATCCTGGCGCCCTCCTCGTGTGCGCGGCGCAGCGCGTCGAGCGCCTCGGCGGGCGGCGGCGAGGTGATCGACCGCCAGGCCGGTACGACGACGGTGCCCGCTCTGCTGATCGCCTCCAGGCCGTACGGTGCGGAGAGTTCGAGTCCCCCGGTCGTGCGCAGTGGCCCGTCCTCGCCCGCGCAGACCAGCAGCCTGTATCGCGGGACTCCGGCGTCCTGGCGGTCAATCCCGAACACCGAAAGTGGGATGGAACTCTCGAAGATGGGGCCGCCGCTGAACAGCATGACGGCGACGACCTCGCGACGGCGGCGTCCGGACAGTTTGCGTCCGGTCTCCGGTGCGGCGGAGTCCTGGCTCATGACGCTAAGCCCCCCTCGGTGTTCGCGTCTCCTAGGTCCTGTCGCTCCTGCACGTTTCCCCTCGGTTTTGCACGAGACCCCGTTCTCCGATAGTCATGATCGAATCTACTGCGTCCCGCAGTGCCGGAGTGACAAGTTCCGGAACCGGCACTATGTCGACAAGGCAACTTGGCGCGAAGCATTCGATCACGAAGCGTTTCACCCTCGGGGGCCCGCAGGGAAGTGGGTCTCGCACTCATGGCCCATCCGCGTAGGGTGCGCGAGGGCTCTGCGGCCCTTATCTTCCAGGTGGCAAGGGGGTTTGCAGGCCATTCCGGCGCGTGGGGGTGGGGTCCGGGAAGTTGGCTGAAAACATACGGGTCCGGGTGTGCGAAGCCGTCACCGAGCCGGTACGTCCTCCAGGGCGGTGCCCCCAAGCCCCCCCGCCCGAGCCGCCGGTCCTCCTGAGGCTCGGCCCCGAGCCCCCCGGTACACGGTGCGTCCTCCCCTTGGGGCTCGGCCCCGAATGTCCCCCAACTTGGGGTGCCGGACTCCCCTGGGATCACCCCATGCACCGGGGGAGGCTCGACCTCATGCCCGAGCACGCTGATGTCGTCCCTCTGGAGCTCGGCGTGACCCGTCACACGGCACCCCGGTTCCCCTCGGCTGCCCCCGATCCGCGCGCCCACACCCGCTCCTCGCCACGGTCGGCCGCGCCCCGGCGTCACTCGGAGGGCTGCATCCGGGGGAACCCCCAAGGCCGGTGCCCGTCTCGGGGCGGGTGCCCCGCGGCGGGCTCCCACGGCTGGTCGTGTCGTGGCTGCCGGGGCCGCTTGTCCGCGGGGGCCGTGGCTCGGGGCGTGAGGGATGCGACCGGGTGCCCGGCCCGTAGGGGGCGGTGTTGCGGTTACGTACCGGGAGCGAGGGGTTACCCTACGGCGCTTGTAGGGGGCATGGGGCGTTGCGCGACGGCGCGGGCTCGTGCATGCTCCCTGGAACGCCCCTGGGCACGAGAGGAGTGGCGCCGTACCCTTGGGGGTATGGGGTTGGGAAGATGATTCCCGGACACAGCTCCGCTACCAGCAGTCCCTTGAACCCTCCCCACAAGGACCTTCTTCGCCGAGACACCCATGGCCGGTCACGAATTCCCTGAACCAGCCGACCGCAGGCAGGTCGCCGATTCGGCGGTGGACCCCCTGGCGGCGGCAGACACGCGTCATGCCTGTGACCCCGCGTTCCAGCACGGCGTCGTCGTCGGCTTCGACGGCTCGACCTCCAGTGAGCGGGCACTCGCCTACGCGATCGGCATGGCGCGCAGGTCCGGCTCCGGGCTGATCATCGTGCACGTCGCGAACCGCCTCCCCACCACCGTCTGGGCCGGCTGCGAGCCGCCCGTCTTCGTGGACGTCCCCGACCACAGGACCGAGGTCCTGGGCCTTGAGCTGGCCTGCGCCGACCACCTGTCCGAGGTGCCCTGGGTCCTCGTGGAGCGCGGCGGCGACATCTGTCACGAGCTGGAGGAGGTCGGCCGGGAATACTCCGCCGACGCCATCGTCGTCGGCTCGACCCACGGCCTCGTCGGCCGCATCTTCGGCTCCGTCGCCGGTCGGCTCGCACGCCGCGCCCAGCGACCCGTCGTGGTCATCCCATAGCGGACCGTACATAGTTTACGAATGAATTAGGCCATCCCGGTGCCGCTCCTCGTGTCCGGGGACCGCCGGGTCCCGGCTCGCGCTCCCGGCTGACGGTGACCGTTCGTCAACCCGCCCAGGTCGTACGGGAGATCAGCCCCCGGTCGGACCGTCTCCGTACCACGGGCTGACGTGCCCGGCCGCCCGTCCCGCCTAGCGTCCTGGCCATGAAGTCGCCACGTACGCCGCGTACGGCCGCCGCCGCGGCCCTCGTCATCGCCCTCACCGCCGCCGCCCCGGCCGTCGCCCAGAGCCAGAGCGTCCAGAGCCAGAGCGTCCAGAGCCAGAGCGT
This genomic window from Streptomyces thermolilacinus SPC6 contains:
- a CDS encoding helix-turn-helix domain-containing protein, with protein sequence MSQDSAAPETGRKLSGRRRREVVAVMLFSGGPIFESSIPLSVFGIDRQDAGVPRYRLLVCAGEDGPLRTTGGLELSAPYGLEAISRAGTVVVPAWRSITSPPPAEALDALRRAHEEGARIVGLCTGAFVLAAAGLLDGRPATTHWMYAPTLAKRYPSVHVDPRELFVDDGDVLTSAGTAAGIDLCLHIVRTDHGTEAAGALARRLVVPPRRTGGQERYLDRSLPEEIGADPLAEVVAWALEHLHEQFDVETLAARAYMSRRTFDRRFRSLTGSAPLQWLITQRVLQAQRLLETSDYSVDEVAGRCGFRSPVALRGHFRRQLGSSPAAYRAAYRARRPQGEGASAMSDAVVPPQGSHGGPGGHGPGLRRPTAGAAAGMGGGEPGKPHMDALTSGRATLPGQRSAP
- a CDS encoding universal stress protein — encoded protein: MAGHEFPEPADRRQVADSAVDPLAAADTRHACDPAFQHGVVVGFDGSTSSERALAYAIGMARRSGSGLIIVHVANRLPTTVWAGCEPPVFVDVPDHRTEVLGLELACADHLSEVPWVLVERGGDICHELEEVGREYSADAIVVGSTHGLVGRIFGSVAGRLARRAQRPVVVIP